A stretch of the Esox lucius isolate fEsoLuc1 chromosome 2, fEsoLuc1.pri, whole genome shotgun sequence genome encodes the following:
- the LOC117595389 gene encoding uncharacterized protein LOC117595389, producing MPLSSGTGAPSVSWAQTIRSWQKPLCTGYRGHSRPLSALLYTIAIEPLLVSIRHNPRITGYPLPGAHGMTVKTQAYMDDITIITTDTKSIPHITHAINTFCTATGAIVNGTKSEVYVTPDWPADQVLPYPVKETVNILGVCFGRTNPGRRSWKDALAKVKKKIAGWRGRSLTMTGKVLVIKAIVYPILAYIGKVFPPNIHTARHINKTIYNFIWGSDQERVNRLTMWKKENKGGKGIPNIPLYIAVQGLSYIISNICRQHNKAVFFHTFYFSTIIRPLGLCTLDHRTPYSWDPPLHYKALKSIITSQQLHTHKSQDWSFKTLRKFITDRDTVTLIPTLTTEQCTTAWTNIASPALMNRHTDIAWMAAIRCLPTRHFMHKRGIARTDQCPHGCREIETEDHILWRCRVAKNIWLMTSALLTRLTGTAATTLRGILFGPPAGLQSPQQRNAWRVVNATKQTIWDTRNIKVFHKQDTLPIITARIIWKTIIDYITLDTHRLGQDITNRQWNISTPNDIIITPPVTNLPNPTTVPPTTNPNTSSRAGIMSRHLALDPSYSRAKYWTFHQR from the coding sequence GCCCACTATCAGCCCTGCTATACACCATTGCCATAGAACCCCTACTGGTCAGCATACGTCACAACCCCCGCATCACGGGCTACCCTTTACCCGGAGCACACGGCATGACAGTCAAAACCCAGGCATACATGGATGACATTACCATCATCACGACAGACACAAAGTCCATCCCACACATCACGCACGCAATCAACACTTTCTGCACAGCAACTGGGGCAATAGTGAACGGGACTAAGAGCGAGGTTTATGTAACACCGGACTGGCCAGccgaccaggtcctgccatacCCTGTAAAAGAAACCGTAAACATTCTGGGTGTATGTTTTGGCAGGACCAACCCCGGACGCCGGAGCTGGAAGGACGCCCTTGCCAAGGTCAAAAAGAAAATCGCTGGCTGGCGGGGGCGATCCCTCACGATGACTGGGAAGGTCCTAGTCATTAAAGCCATCGTTTACCCGATCCTGGCATACATAGGTAAGGTTTTTCcgccaaacatacacacagcaaGACATATCAACAAGACCATCTACAACTTCATCTGGGGCAGTGACCAGGAGCGGGTAAACAGGCTGACTATGTGGAAAAAAGAGAACAAAGGGGGTAAGGGGATCCCAAATATTCCACTCTACATAGCGGTGCAGGGCCTCAGCTACATCATCTCCAACATATGCAGACAGCACAATAAAGCCGTTTTTTTCCACACATTCTACTTCTCAACAATAATCAGACCATTGGGGCTCTGCACCCTTGACCATCGGACCCCTTACTCCTGGGACCCCCCTCTGCACTACAAAGCACTAAAATCCATTATCACCTCGCAACAGCTACACACCCACAAAAGTCAGGACTGGTCATTCAAAACACTTAGAAAATTCATCACGGACAGGGACACAGTTACACTGATACCAACATTAACTACCGAACAATGCACCACAGCCTGGACAAACATAGCTTCACCTGCACTCATGAACAGACACACGGACATAGCGTGGATGGCGGCCATACGCTGCCTCCCCACCCGGCATTTTATGCACAAAAGGGGAATAGCCAGAACCGACCAGTGCCCGCACGGCTGTAGAGAGATAGAAACCGAAGACCACATCCTCTGGCGGTGCAGGGTGGCAAAAAACATCTGGCTCATGACCTCTGCTCTCCTCACCAGGTTGACCGGCACGGCTGCGACGACCCTCCGGGGCATCCTCTTCGGACCACCAGCGGGACTCCAATCACCCCAGCAGAGGAACGCCTGGAGGGTCGTCAACGCCACAAAGCaaaccatttgggacacaaggAACATAAAGGTTTTTCATAAACAGGACACTCTCCCCATCATCACTGCCAGAATCATCTGGAAAACCATCATCGATTACATCACCCTGGACACCCACCGACTTGGGCAAGACATCACCAACCGACAATGGAACATCAGCACCCCGAACGACATCATCATCACCCCCCCCGTCACCAACCTGCCCAACCCCACCACGGTGCCCCCAACCACAAATCCCAACACCAGCAGCCGAGCAGGGATCATGAGCCGCCACCTTGCACTCGACCCCTCCTACAGCCGTGCGAAGTACTGGACATTCCATCAACGATAG